The Fusarium fujikuroi IMI 58289 draft genome, chromosome FFUJ_chr01 sequence GAAATACAGCTCAGCCTATCTTGTATCACTGTTATCACTCTGGACGACAGTCGAATTCTTCGAGCAGTCCTGAGTGGTGGGGTGATACTGATGCAAGAAGACGAGAGGTTGAGACTCTCGAAGGGTTTCTTCGTACTCTTCTTGAGAGGCCGGACTTGGCCAAACATGTTCGTGCTTTGGCATTCTTTGCGTTGAGAGAAGTAACTGCTCGTCAGATCTCTAAAGAAACGCAAGCTCTATTTCGACAGGCTGGTGAGCGCGCTGGTTTTCGTGCTCTGCCGTCTTATGAACATGTCGATTCGAAGTGGTTGCAAGAAGCTTCGATTATGGCTGCACCTTTCGTGGAGCAACTACTCATTTACCGATCATCACAAGAAGGGCTACAGTACATAAGAGACTCGCCTTTCTATTTACCTAACCTCAAGTATCTGGTGTTACCAGGCCAGGGCAAGAATCCTGACGAGTGCTGCCACATTCAACAAATGCAGGATGTCCTAGCCAAGGCACAGAATCTTGAGGTGTTGGCAGCCAGCGACGCAGACTGCGGGACGGACATCCCCCTTCGCGAGCGATTCCGCTCAGAACCATGGGACACTGCCCTCGCAAGTCTCCGTCGCCTATCACTACACGGCTTAGACCCCGATAATCTCGCCAAAATACTTCGCCGAAGTCCAGTTCTCGAAGACCTCGAATACTTCTGCGACATGGACAAATACACCGttctccaacatcaccacctcGCCCCCGTTAGTCAATCATTACGACGTTTATGCTACACCAGCACAACGTGGGAGCACACATCGGGCGGCGCACAAGATATCATCGAACAAGTATCCATGTTTCTCCGCTGGGACTCATCACTCCGCGGTGACGCAAGCTTCGTCGACTTTCCCCGtcttgagatcctcgagATTGAACAACTTCTCCTTTACGGACCTGTattcgacgacgaagaagagcgaAAGCAAAGATTCGAAGCCATGAAAGATATTGGACCTGAGATTTTCATGGCGAGTCTCCCTTCATCATTGCAGATCCTTCATATAGGAATGGTGTTGGCTTGGCCAGAGATGCACCGCGACTTACTTGGTATGGCGAAGAAGGTATATCGGTTTCAGAACTTGAGTGTTGTTGCTGTAGATCCTTACGAAGCGCCACCAAAAGAACAGATCAAAGAACTTGAAGATGCTTTTGCATCAAAGGGAATTATATTCCGAATAGGGCAGACGACACAAGTTCCTTTTGGGAGGGGTATGTTGGGCGTCAGACCAGGACACCCTGAGAGGTCGAGTGAAGGAGATCTCAAGTTTCCGTTGAATCATAGGAATCCGTCATATCTGGACTTTTTGGActtttagataataaatatgTCTACGATTTAAGCACATGAAAAGAGATTACTCGGTGAAATTACGTTGCTGATGGATGAAGTGATGGCCTGATGCTGCTATCTCATGACGCGATTTCGGCTCGTCTAACATGTATATgatactattattatttcttcGGCGATCAAGTTAGCATGTGCTTCTAATAAGGATAAGATGCCGACAAAATCTCTAGCCGCATATATGAGGTCGAAATATTGATGTCTACATGTGATAGGAATTGATgactcttggagaagatggttgGCAATGTTGACACGTTCGACAATACTTATGACAAACAACACTGACAAAACGAATACAGAGTCAGGTTGACTTACATCTGTTCTATGAGGTACCATCAGTCGAGCGCTTTGCCTATGGGCTGACGAGAGTGGCTCTACAGTCCAGCCATAGGTTCGCCCATGTATGCTTTAACTAGGTATAcgggtggtgttgagacttttatatatctagcgGACTTTGGCCTCCTCGAGGAGTGTCTTCTAATTGAAGCCACCCACAGTTTGAGTGCCGTGGACTTGAGTGAAGGCGCACCAAGATGATACAAATGTCGAACGTCAGTTTGCACACGATGAGGGTTGACATTAGGTTAGAAACATGATCTATGAATTGCTGAATGAGGAAGATAATATTCATCTTGACTACATACACTCATTACCCGCGAACGGGCATCTTCATATACACGGTAAACATCCAATAGCGAACACATCTAGAACAACCAAGAGACAAAGGTCTTGTAGAACCATCCTCCACGGTTGGGGCCCTCAGCCTCACGCTTAGCGGCCTGAGCAGCCaagaactcctcctcctcacgaTCAATGACATCCTTTCCAGTGTAGAAGTCGGCCTCATGGGGCTTGATACCGCGAGACTTGGTGATGAACTTGTGGCCAAAGATGAGGATCAGGTACACGGGAATACCAAGGTAACCAGTGATGAAAGTCTTGTACttctcaccaccaaagatcTTGCCGGTCTCTTGATCCCTGACGAAAACGTCGTAGTTCTTGGTGAGAGCGATGAGAATGCACATGGACAGAGCAGCGATGGATCCCCACATGCCGAAGGGGGCGACGTAGGGAAGAGCTTCGTTGGCGAGACCCTGGGCCTTCTTGGCGCGGCACCACCAAATGTGAGTCGTGAGGATAGAGATCCAGGACATGAGGCCGaagatggtggtgaggtTGACAAAGTAACCGAAAACCTTGGTCGAGTCGTCGGCAACGTTCATGAAGGCCAGGAGACAGAAAGAAGCAGACATGGCAAGGGCGTAGATGGGAACACCATGCTTGTcagtcttcttgaagatAGCAGGAGCCGAACCGTCGGAAGCAAGACCGTAGAGGGTACGGCTAGCAATGTACAGATCAGAGTTGGAGGcggagaagacgaagacgcaGATACAAGCGTTGACGATGTGAGGGAGGACCTTGACACCGGCGATATCGGCAGCGACGACGAAGGGAGAGGCAGAAGCACcggtcttggccttgttggcAAAGGCAAGCTCCTCAGAGTTGTAGGGGACGATCAttccgacgaggaggacggAAAGACagtagaagaagagaattcGGTAGAAGGTCAGCTTGATGGCGCGAGGGACGGTCTTGCGGGGGTTCTGGGCCTCAGCGACTGTCACACCGACGAGCTCAGTTCCGAGGTAGGCAAAGGTAGCGTTGACCATGCAGGACCAGAAACCGAGGAATCGTCCAGCGTCGCCAGTCATGATATAAGGCTTGAAGGCGCTGTTTCTGTTAGCGAGGCTCAGTGAAATGTACAGTCGGCGAAAACATACCCAGGGTTGCTCCAGTATCGGAAACCCTTTCGGTCATGGTCAGGACCACCGCCAAGAGCGAGGAccagagagaagaggatgattcCAATAATGACGATGACCTTGAACGAGGAAAGCCAGAACTCGAGTTCACCGAAGAATCGAATGCCGAAATAGTTGATGACAACGATGGTGACTAAAAAGATGGCGATAAAGACACCTGGGTTGACCGTGTCTCGATCAACCCAATATTGAATGACCAACGCAGCAGCAGTGAGTTGATTGGGCGTGACGATGATGTATTTGAACCAGTAACTGGACCCGTTAGCTCGCGTGACTTGCATAGCTTCAGAAATATAATACTCACGTCCAACCAAGCGCAAAACCAAGAGAGGGATCACAGAATCGAGAAGCATAACCAGTGAAACCAGCAGACATGGGGAGCCAAGCGGCCATCTCACCAAGCGCAGCcatgacgaggaagacgacgaaaCCAACGAGCGTATAACAGATAAAGACAGAGCCAGGGCCAGCTTGCGCCAGGGCCTTGCCAGTGCCGACAATGAGACCAGTACCGATCGCACCACCGATGGCAATCATGGTGATGTGACGGGCCTTGAGACCTCGGTGCAGCGACGTCTCAGCGCTGGTCTCGAGACCGCGAATGTGACGATCCTCACCGACGCCCATGTCCTTGGTGGGAGCTGCAGAGGCATCGTAGCCGAGATCCGTCTTCTCGACGTCGTTTCCCTTTTCGACGCCGCTCATTGTGATGATTGGTTTAAGTCAAGCCAAGAGATCAAAGAAAGGGCCAAGCTGCCAAGTGCAAGTGtaagaaggccaagctgCCAGACAAGAACCAAGCTTTTGGGGGATCTTAAAGCCAAGGACCTTGGCGATATTGTGTGTGCTAGATTCTCTCCCCAACGTTGCACGAaaaaaagacaaagatgGCGGGACAAGAAAGgatgagagggagagggatgaGCACAGCTATATACCGAATACGTAcgtctcactctcactctgATTCAACCACACGCGAATAACCCAGACCAGGCTTTGCTATCAAATTTTATCACTTGAACAGAAAATGCCAAGACGACCCGATGCTCAAAGTGGCAGCCCATGTAATGCTCTCGATGGAACCCTAGACGGACAGACAGAGTCAGACACACGCACGCCCGTCCTGTGAAGATCAAATCACGTAACGGGGGTGTTTGTCAGTGTGTGAAGTGGGAACTTGGTAAACCGGGGGTGCTTTAGTTCGCTAGTGTTGGCTTTAATTCAGAGATCATCGGCCCAACCgttctctctgtctctcaaTGGGGTCAGATCCTATCTCTCTGCATGTAACATTGTGGCGACTTGGTGTGTGCCTCGCCTCAGCTGTGCATTTGTACTGTAATTCTGTTGCACAGCACAGAATCTAGAACTCGGAGCATTCAGTGACTGTAAGGTAATCGGGCGCAGGGCAGATTTGCAGGCTCTTTTGGGCCGTTGGTTTTGTCTCATCGCTATAGTTACGCCAACCTCCTACTAGCAAAGATCGGCCCGGCACTTGATCATGGCGCCGAGGCAGAAGGGGAGAGCAAGTGtgagagggaagaaaaaaaagggcGCAGACCAAGGCTCACTGTAGTGTAGTGTGGTTTCTAGAAGCTCGGGAAGAGATAAGCTTAGGCACTTTGCTCCGAGG is a genomic window containing:
- a CDS encoding probable DIP5-glutamate and aspartate permease; translated protein: MSGVEKGNDVEKTDLGYDASAAPTKDMGVGEDRHIRGLETSAETSLHRGLKARHITMIAIGGAIGTGLIVGTGKALAQAGPGSVFICYTLVGFVVFLVMAALGEMAAWLPMSAGFTGYASRFCDPSLGFALGWTYWFKYIIVTPNQLTAAALVIQYWVDRDTVNPGVFIAIFLVTIVVINYFGIRFFGELEFWLSSFKVIVIIGIILFSLVLALGGGPDHDRKGFRYWSNPGAFKPYIMTGDAGRFLGFWSCMVNATFAYLGTELVGVTVAEAQNPRKTVPRAIKLTFYRILFFYCLSVLLVGMIVPYNSEELAFANKAKTGASASPFVVAADIAGVKVLPHIVNACICVFVFSASNSDLYIASRTLYGLASDGSAPAIFKKTDKHGVPIYALAMSASFCLLAFMNVADDSTKVFGYFVNLTTIFGLMSWISILTTHIWWCRAKKAQGLANEALPYVAPFGMWGSIAALSMCILIALTKNYDVFVRDQETGKIFGGEKYKTFITGYLGIPVYLILIFGHKFITKSRGIKPHEADFYTGKDVIDREEEEFLAAQAAKREAEGPNRGGWFYKTFVSWLF